Proteins encoded within one genomic window of Gallus gallus isolate bGalGal1 chromosome 1, bGalGal1.mat.broiler.GRCg7b, whole genome shotgun sequence:
- the CD200L gene encoding uncharacterized protein LOC418424 isoform X2, whose amino-acid sequence MLLLQACRAALCLLLLCQSCCLEAARGLKEAVKCESVTEATLGEEANFSCDFLLPMDVFQVTWQKINGSSFQNIATYSQTRGLRLIGSFRRKARFARAALNTSVITLKNLTFEDVSCYRCIFNVFPHGSFSSKAMCLNIQKSGNTNKSEVKTLDMGSPSTRGIQKRIGLVAVFIGAVLAVLTLLIMGLTNRKRRQLQKHRARSTPEKEKGLQQDVSEQSESLNTLKDQDSTYQNEVYMDSPFEFVKIPLDGIPSSIDINYTI is encoded by the exons ATGCTTCTGCTTCAGGCCTGCCGGGCTgcgctctgcctgctgctgctctgccaaagCTGCTGTCTGGAGGCTGCCAGGG GTTTGAAGGAAGCTGTGAAGTGTGAAAGCGTTACTGAAGCAACCCTCGGTGAAGAGGCAAATTTCTCTTGTGACTTCTTGCTCCCAATGGATGTCTTTCAAGTCACTTGGCAGAAGATAAATGGATCTTCCTTCCAGAACATAGCCACTTACAGCCAAACCCGTGGGCTGCGACTGATAGGATCATTTCGGAGGAAGGCACGTTTTGCTAGAGCAGCCCTGAACACCTCAGTCATCACTCTGAAAAATCTCACATTTGAGGATGTGTCCTGTTACAGATGCATCTTCAATGTGTTCCCTCATGGCTCTTTCAGCAGCAAAGCTATGTGCCTCAACATCCAAA AAAGTGGAAACACGAACAAATCAGAAGTCAAAACGTTGGATATGGGTTCCCCCAGTACAAGAG GTATTCAGAAGAGAATTGGCCTTGTGGCGGTCTTCATCGGTGCTGTCTTAGCAGTCTTGACACTTCTCATCATGGGGCTAACCAACAGAAAAAGGAGACA actgcagaaacacagagcacGTAGCACacctgaaaaggagaaaggctTACAGCAGGATGTAAGTGAGCAATCCGAAAGCCTGAACACACTGAAGGACCAAGACAGCACTTATCAAAATGAG GTGTACATGGACTCACCTTTTGAGTTTGTCAAgatccctttggatggcatcccttcctctATAGATATTAACTACACCATATAG
- the CD200 gene encoding OX-2 membrane glycoprotein precursor — MTFQALVLSLVCVVLGKAKVVTQTEQRVVKAGNSVTLSCALTEPKDIVQVTWQKDYVKSPSNIATYSKSTGLKIQKPYQNRMNLTSLMLNNTSITFWNARIDDTGCYLCLFNTFPLGSFLGRSCLQVYGLNASIHYNVSEGHLIATCSAVGYPEPTISWNNVFNYTPTQEKFTYENGVVSITSELKVYDSQNISKEDLTCRVSNESEEMELPISMKKKEGLRFLGLAVAVTLSLVILVLVLIALRWRKKICKRS; from the exons ATGACTTTCCAAGCCCTGGTTTTGAGTTTGGTTTGTGTTGTGCTTGGAAAGGCAAAAG TGGTTACGCAGACTGAGCAAAGAGTGGTGAAGGCGGGCAACAGTGTGACTCTCAGCTGCGCCCTGACAGAGCCCAAGGACATTGTGCAAGTGACGTGGCAGAAAGACTATGTAAAATCACCAAGTAACATAGCTACATACAGCAAGTCAACAGGATTAAAGATTCAGAAGCCCTACCAAAACCGGATGAATTTAACCAGCCTGATGCTCAACAACACAAGCATCACTTTCTGGAACGCAAGAATAGACGACACAGGGTGTTACTTGTGCTTGTTCAACACCTTCCCTTTGGGCTCCTTTTTAGGACGTTCTTGCCTTCAAGTCTATG GTCTCAATGCATCTATCCACTACAACGTTTCAGAAGGTCATCTGATAGCCACCTGTAGTGCTGTTGGCTACCCAGAACCCACCATCAGCTGGAACAATGTGTTCAATTATACTCCTACACAGGAGAAGTTCACATATGAAAATGGAGTCGTGTCCATCACCAGTGAACTGAAGGTCTATGACTCTCAGAACATCAGCAAGGAAGACTTGACCTGCAGAGTAAGCAACGAGAGTGAAGAAATGGAATTGCCCATAAGTATGAAAAAAA AAGAGGGATTAAGGTTCttggggctggctgtggctgtgacTCTTTCACTTGTCATCTTGGTCCTGGTTCTCATTGCACTGCGTTGGAGGAAGAAGATATGTAAGAGGAGCTGA
- the CD200L gene encoding uncharacterized protein LOC418424 isoform X3 produces MLLLQACRAALCLLLLCQSCCLEAARGLKEAVKCESVTEATLGEEANFSCDFLLPMDVFQVTWQKINGSSFQNIATYSQTRGLRLIGSFRRKARFARAALNTSVITLKNLTFEDVSCYRCIFNVFPHGSFSSKAMCLNIQKSGNTNKSEVKTLDMGSPSTRGIQKRIGLVAVFIGAVLAVLTLLIMGLTNRKRRQLQKHRARSTPEKEKGLQQDVSEQSESLNTLKDQDSTYQNESPGTSPDSYDFSDMMESGLATTSAPL; encoded by the exons ATGCTTCTGCTTCAGGCCTGCCGGGCTgcgctctgcctgctgctgctctgccaaagCTGCTGTCTGGAGGCTGCCAGGG GTTTGAAGGAAGCTGTGAAGTGTGAAAGCGTTACTGAAGCAACCCTCGGTGAAGAGGCAAATTTCTCTTGTGACTTCTTGCTCCCAATGGATGTCTTTCAAGTCACTTGGCAGAAGATAAATGGATCTTCCTTCCAGAACATAGCCACTTACAGCCAAACCCGTGGGCTGCGACTGATAGGATCATTTCGGAGGAAGGCACGTTTTGCTAGAGCAGCCCTGAACACCTCAGTCATCACTCTGAAAAATCTCACATTTGAGGATGTGTCCTGTTACAGATGCATCTTCAATGTGTTCCCTCATGGCTCTTTCAGCAGCAAAGCTATGTGCCTCAACATCCAAA AAAGTGGAAACACGAACAAATCAGAAGTCAAAACGTTGGATATGGGTTCCCCCAGTACAAGAG GTATTCAGAAGAGAATTGGCCTTGTGGCGGTCTTCATCGGTGCTGTCTTAGCAGTCTTGACACTTCTCATCATGGGGCTAACCAACAGAAAAAGGAGACA actgcagaaacacagagcacGTAGCACacctgaaaaggagaaaggctTACAGCAGGATGTAAGTGAGCAATCCGAAAGCCTGAACACACTGAAGGACCAAGACAGCACTTATCAAAATGAG tcaccgggaacttcacctgacagctacgacttttcagatatgatggagagtggcttggcaacaaCATCAGCTCCTTTAtga
- the CD200L gene encoding uncharacterized protein LOC418424 precursor, whose product MLLLQACRAALCLLLLCQSCCLEAARGLKEAVKCESVTEATLGEEANFSCDFLLPMDVFQVTWQKINGSSFQNIATYSQTRGLRLIGSFRRKARFARAALNTSVITLKNLTFEDVSCYRCIFNVFPHGSFSSKAMCLNIQKSGNTNKSEVKTLDMGSPSTRGIQKRIGLVAVFIGAVLAVLTLLIMGLTNRKRRQLQKHRARSTPEKEKGLQQDVSEQSESLNTLKDQDSTYQNETPGSSLHKRLLNQKRNMEEIEGRETWKRNKKLVFSEEADSQDSTSPNIPQRELTELSNNELGCTPIKNNSETQACGESELCTVIVCTVCTIIALQYRRAISPPKPCLYKSRGTLRTSHRWGMQVKGSEEDTAYTGPPGAVSAVLQSQRSRVYVPCQDKPPLQHLLNLEVIVL is encoded by the exons ATGCTTCTGCTTCAGGCCTGCCGGGCTgcgctctgcctgctgctgctctgccaaagCTGCTGTCTGGAGGCTGCCAGGG GTTTGAAGGAAGCTGTGAAGTGTGAAAGCGTTACTGAAGCAACCCTCGGTGAAGAGGCAAATTTCTCTTGTGACTTCTTGCTCCCAATGGATGTCTTTCAAGTCACTTGGCAGAAGATAAATGGATCTTCCTTCCAGAACATAGCCACTTACAGCCAAACCCGTGGGCTGCGACTGATAGGATCATTTCGGAGGAAGGCACGTTTTGCTAGAGCAGCCCTGAACACCTCAGTCATCACTCTGAAAAATCTCACATTTGAGGATGTGTCCTGTTACAGATGCATCTTCAATGTGTTCCCTCATGGCTCTTTCAGCAGCAAAGCTATGTGCCTCAACATCCAAA AAAGTGGAAACACGAACAAATCAGAAGTCAAAACGTTGGATATGGGTTCCCCCAGTACAAGAG GTATTCAGAAGAGAATTGGCCTTGTGGCGGTCTTCATCGGTGCTGTCTTAGCAGTCTTGACACTTCTCATCATGGGGCTAACCAACAGAAAAAGGAGACA actgcagaaacacagagcacGTAGCACacctgaaaaggagaaaggctTACAGCAGGATGTAAGTGAGCAATCCGAAAGCCTGAACACACTGAAGGACCAAGACAGCACTTATCAAAATGAG ACACCAGGATCTTCACTTCATAAAAGGCTACTaaatcagaagagaaatatGGAAGAGATTGAAGGAAGAGAAACctggaagagaaacaagaagCTTGTGTTTTCAGAGGAAGCTGACAGCCAAGACAGTACCAGCCCCAACATACCCCAGAGGGAGCTCACTGAGTTGAGCAATAATGAGCTGGGCTGCACACCCATCAAGAACAACAGTGAGACACAGGCATGTGGGGAGTCTGAATTATGTACAGTAATAGTATGTACAGTATGTACAATTATTGCTCTCCAGTACAGGAGAGCAATCAGCCCACCAAAGCCCTGTCTCTACAAGTCCAGAGGAACACTGAGGACTTCACACAGGTGGGGAATGCAAGTTAAGGGCTCAGAGGAAGATACAGCCTATACAGGCCCTCCTGGTGCTGTCTCAGCAGTCCTTCAGTCCCAGAGGTCAAGGGTGTATGTACCCTGTCAAGATAAGCCACCACTGCAGCATCTTTTGAACTTAGAGGTCATTGTTTTATGA
- the LOC121110262 gene encoding uncharacterized protein LOC121110262 isoform X1, whose protein sequence is MIDQVGGGERKCLLIGLETFEKKAPASIQRKKWQVCGYTLGPTMLLLQACRAGFCLLLLCQSCCLEAARGLKEAVKCESVTEATLGEEANFSCDFLLPMDVFQVTWQKINGSSFQNIATYSQTRGLRLIGSFRRKACFARAALNTSVITLKNLTFEDVSCYRCIFSVYPHGSFSSKAMCLNIQSIQKRIGLVAVFIGAVLGVLTLLIMGLTNRKRRQLQKHRARSTPEMEKGLQQDVSEQSESLNTLKDQDSTYQNEVMSVPSTSSNSPNPSEVLDNYCEEHDKILSR, encoded by the exons ATGATTGACCAAGTAGGAGGAGGTGAAAGAAAGTGCTTGCTGATTGGTCTGGAGACTTTTGAAAAAAAGGCGCCAGCTTCAATCCAGAGGAAGAAGTGGCAAGTTTGTGGGTACACACTCGGCCCCACAATGCTTCTGCTTCAGGCCTGCCGGGCTGggttctgcctgctgctgctctgccaaagCTGCTGTCTGGAGGCTGCCAGGG GTTTGAAGGAAGCAGTGAAGTGTGAAAGCGTTACTGAAGCAACCCTCGGTGAAGAGGCAAATTTCTCTTGTGACTTCTTGCTCCCAATGGATGTCTTTCAAGTCACTTGGCAGAAGATAAATGGATCTTCCTTCCAGAACATAGCCACTTACAGCCAAACCCGTGGGCTGCGACTGATAGGATCATTTCGGAGGAAGGCATGTTTTGCTAGAGCAGCCCTGAACACCTCAGTCATCACTTTGAAAAATCTCACATTTGAGGATGTGTCCTGTTACAGATGCATCTTCAGTGTGTACCCTCATGGCTCTTTCAGCAGCAAAGCTATGTGCCTCAACATCCAAA GTATTCAGAAGAGAATTGGCCTTGTGGCGGTCTTCATCGGTGCTGTCTTAGGAGTCTTGACCCTTCTCATCATGGGGCTAACCAACAGAAAAAGGAGACA actgcagaaacacagagcacGTAGCACACCTGAAATGGAGAAAGGCTTACAGCAGGATGTAAGTGAGCAATCCGAAAGCCTGAACACACTGAAGGACCAAGACAGCACTTATCAAAATGAGGTAATGTCAGTGCCCAGCACTTCCAGCAATTCTCCAAATCCTTCAGAAGTCTTGGACAATTATTGCGAGGAACATGACAAAATTCTGTCGagatag
- the CD200L gene encoding uncharacterized protein LOC418424 isoform X1 — translation MDVFQVTWQKINGSSFQNIATYSQTRGLRLIGSFRRKARFARAALNTSVITLKNLTFEDVSCYRCIFNVFPHGSFSSKAMCLNIQKSGNTNKSEVKTLDMGSPSTRGIQKRIGLVAVFIGAVLAVLTLLIMGLTNRKRRQLQKHRARSTPEKEKGLQQDVSEQSESLNTLKDQDSTYQNERQTPGSSLHKRLLNQKRNMEEIEGRETWKRNKKLVFSEEADSQDSTSPNIPQRELTELSNNELGCTPIKNNSETQACGESELCTVIVCTVCTIIALQYRRAISPPKPCLYKSRGTLRTSHRWGMQVKGSEEDTAYTGPPGAVSAVLQSQRSRVYVPCQDKPPLQHLLNLEVIVL, via the exons ATGGATGTCTTTCAAGTCACTTGGCAGAAGATAAATGGATCTTCCTTCCAGAACATAGCCACTTACAGCCAAACCCGTGGGCTGCGACTGATAGGATCATTTCGGAGGAAGGCACGTTTTGCTAGAGCAGCCCTGAACACCTCAGTCATCACTCTGAAAAATCTCACATTTGAGGATGTGTCCTGTTACAGATGCATCTTCAATGTGTTCCCTCATGGCTCTTTCAGCAGCAAAGCTATGTGCCTCAACATCCAAA AAAGTGGAAACACGAACAAATCAGAAGTCAAAACGTTGGATATGGGTTCCCCCAGTACAAGAG GTATTCAGAAGAGAATTGGCCTTGTGGCGGTCTTCATCGGTGCTGTCTTAGCAGTCTTGACACTTCTCATCATGGGGCTAACCAACAGAAAAAGGAGACA actgcagaaacacagagcacGTAGCACacctgaaaaggagaaaggctTACAGCAGGATGTAAGTGAGCAATCCGAAAGCCTGAACACACTGAAGGACCAAGACAGCACTTATCAAAATGAG AGGCAGACACCAGGATCTTCACTTCATAAAAGGCTACTaaatcagaagagaaatatGGAAGAGATTGAAGGAAGAGAAACctggaagagaaacaagaagCTTGTGTTTTCAGAGGAAGCTGACAGCCAAGACAGTACCAGCCCCAACATACCCCAGAGGGAGCTCACTGAGTTGAGCAATAATGAGCTGGGCTGCACACCCATCAAGAACAACAGTGAGACACAGGCATGTGGGGAGTCTGAATTATGTACAGTAATAGTATGTACAGTATGTACAATTATTGCTCTCCAGTACAGGAGAGCAATCAGCCCACCAAAGCCCTGTCTCTACAAGTCCAGAGGAACACTGAGGACTTCACACAGGTGGGGAATGCAAGTTAAGGGCTCAGAGGAAGATACAGCCTATACAGGCCCTCCTGGTGCTGTCTCAGCAGTCCTTCAGTCCCAGAGGTCAAGGGTGTATGTACCCTGTCAAGATAAGCCACCACTGCAGCATCTTTTGAACTTAGAGGTCATTGTTTTATGA
- the LOC121110262 gene encoding uncharacterized protein LOC121110262 isoform X3 — protein MIDQVGGGERKCLLIGLETFEKKAPASIQRKKWQVCGYTLGPTMLLLQACRAGFCLLLLCQSCCLEAARGLKEAVKCESVTEATLGEEANFSCDFLLPMDVFQVTWQKINGSSFQNIATYSQTRGLRLIGSFRRKACFARAALNTSVITLKNLTFEDVSCYRCIFSVYPHGSFSSKAMCLNIQSIQKRIGLVAVFIGAVLGVLTLLIMGLTNRKRRQLQKHRARSTPEMEKGLQQDVSEQSESLNTLKDQDSTYQNESPGTSPDSYDFSDMMESGLATTSAPL, from the exons ATGATTGACCAAGTAGGAGGAGGTGAAAGAAAGTGCTTGCTGATTGGTCTGGAGACTTTTGAAAAAAAGGCGCCAGCTTCAATCCAGAGGAAGAAGTGGCAAGTTTGTGGGTACACACTCGGCCCCACAATGCTTCTGCTTCAGGCCTGCCGGGCTGggttctgcctgctgctgctctgccaaagCTGCTGTCTGGAGGCTGCCAGGG GTTTGAAGGAAGCAGTGAAGTGTGAAAGCGTTACTGAAGCAACCCTCGGTGAAGAGGCAAATTTCTCTTGTGACTTCTTGCTCCCAATGGATGTCTTTCAAGTCACTTGGCAGAAGATAAATGGATCTTCCTTCCAGAACATAGCCACTTACAGCCAAACCCGTGGGCTGCGACTGATAGGATCATTTCGGAGGAAGGCATGTTTTGCTAGAGCAGCCCTGAACACCTCAGTCATCACTTTGAAAAATCTCACATTTGAGGATGTGTCCTGTTACAGATGCATCTTCAGTGTGTACCCTCATGGCTCTTTCAGCAGCAAAGCTATGTGCCTCAACATCCAAA GTATTCAGAAGAGAATTGGCCTTGTGGCGGTCTTCATCGGTGCTGTCTTAGGAGTCTTGACCCTTCTCATCATGGGGCTAACCAACAGAAAAAGGAGACA actgcagaaacacagagcacGTAGCACACCTGAAATGGAGAAAGGCTTACAGCAGGATGTAAGTGAGCAATCCGAAAGCCTGAACACACTGAAGGACCAAGACAGCACTTATCAAAATGAG tcaccgggaacttcacctgacagctacgacttttcagatatgatggagagtggcttggcaacaaCATCAGCTCCTTTAtga
- the LOC121110262 gene encoding uncharacterized protein LOC121110262 isoform X2 — protein MIDQVGGGERKCLLIGLETFEKKAPASIQRKKWQVCGYTLGPTMLLLQACRAGFCLLLLCQSCCLEAARGLKEAVKCESVTEATLGEEANFSCDFLLPMDVFQVTWQKINGSSFQNIATYSQTRGLRLIGSFRRKACFARAALNTSVITLKNLTFEDVSCYRCIFSVYPHGSFSSKAMCLNIQSIQKRIGLVAVFIGAVLGVLTLLIMGLTNRKRRQLQKHRARSTPEMEKGLQQDVSEQSESLNTLKDQDSTYQNEVYMDSPFEFVKIPLDGIPSSIDINYTI, from the exons ATGATTGACCAAGTAGGAGGAGGTGAAAGAAAGTGCTTGCTGATTGGTCTGGAGACTTTTGAAAAAAAGGCGCCAGCTTCAATCCAGAGGAAGAAGTGGCAAGTTTGTGGGTACACACTCGGCCCCACAATGCTTCTGCTTCAGGCCTGCCGGGCTGggttctgcctgctgctgctctgccaaagCTGCTGTCTGGAGGCTGCCAGGG GTTTGAAGGAAGCAGTGAAGTGTGAAAGCGTTACTGAAGCAACCCTCGGTGAAGAGGCAAATTTCTCTTGTGACTTCTTGCTCCCAATGGATGTCTTTCAAGTCACTTGGCAGAAGATAAATGGATCTTCCTTCCAGAACATAGCCACTTACAGCCAAACCCGTGGGCTGCGACTGATAGGATCATTTCGGAGGAAGGCATGTTTTGCTAGAGCAGCCCTGAACACCTCAGTCATCACTTTGAAAAATCTCACATTTGAGGATGTGTCCTGTTACAGATGCATCTTCAGTGTGTACCCTCATGGCTCTTTCAGCAGCAAAGCTATGTGCCTCAACATCCAAA GTATTCAGAAGAGAATTGGCCTTGTGGCGGTCTTCATCGGTGCTGTCTTAGGAGTCTTGACCCTTCTCATCATGGGGCTAACCAACAGAAAAAGGAGACA actgcagaaacacagagcacGTAGCACACCTGAAATGGAGAAAGGCTTACAGCAGGATGTAAGTGAGCAATCCGAAAGCCTGAACACACTGAAGGACCAAGACAGCACTTATCAAAATGAG GTGTACATGGACTCACCTTTTGAGTTTGTCAAgatccctttggatggcatcccttcctctATAGATATTAACTACACCATATAG